A region of Moorena sp. SIOASIH DNA encodes the following proteins:
- a CDS encoding transposase → MLQRRASRKKKRSKNYEKAQIKVARLHHQIGNTRKDFHLKVAHQLCDQADSIFVEDIDYRVMAKGFLGKHSLDAGFGQFRELLKWVCWKRGKFFAEVDHKGTSKQCPECGTEWDNNLSIRWHTCDECGYSNHRDVASAEVMRNRGINKYPRTIGERKLSADSVLSGVLYLDKCYAETLNREVKKPAP, encoded by the coding sequence TTGCTGCAACGTAGAGCATCTCGAAAAAAGAAACGGTCTAAGAATTACGAAAAAGCACAAATCAAGGTAGCACGGTTACATCACCAAATTGGTAATACCCGTAAAGATTTTCACCTTAAAGTTGCACATCAACTCTGTGACCAGGCTGATTCAATTTTTGTAGAAGACATTGATTACAGAGTAATGGCAAAGGGCTTTCTGGGTAAGCATTCTCTTGATGCTGGCTTTGGTCAGTTCAGAGAATTATTGAAATGGGTATGTTGGAAACGAGGAAAGTTTTTCGCAGAAGTTGACCATAAAGGGACATCAAAGCAATGTCCTGAATGTGGAACCGAGTGGGATAATAACCTCTCAATCCGTTGGCATACCTGTGATGAATGCGGGTATTCCAACCATAGAGATGTCGCTTCAGCCGAAGTAATGCGTAATCGTGGAATCAATAAGTACCCAAGGACAATTGGGGAAAGGAAACTGTCTGCTGATAGCGTACTGTCGGGGGTTTTGTACCTAGATAAGTGCTACGCAGAAACTCTTAATCGTGAGGTTAAGAAGCCCGCGCCGTAA